A stretch of Pseudomonas sp. LS.1a DNA encodes these proteins:
- the pssA gene encoding CDP-diacylglycerol--serine O-phosphatidyltransferase, whose translation MNPESMLAALPGFAMAAESIQVLPDAKAYRVCLLERIRAATRRIVIVALYLQEDEAGQEVLDALYQAKAARPELEITIVVDWFRARRGLLGAGRQPGNAAWYQAQRQHHGLDIVIHGVPVQTRELFGVLHLKGSIIDDCVIYTGASLNNVYLHRFDRYRLDRYHLFQSPALADAMVDLVRRLLHHTATPRLDLPAPPSTRSLRGDIRRLRARLRRMAYEAPASVAGQGLRVIPLLGVGRGNPLNRALCTLLAAARTQVIISTPYFNPPRVLMRELDHALARGVRVELIVGDRTANDFYIAPGEPFSASGALPYLYEDNLRAFTRRRHAAIASGQLQVRIWNDPGHTFHAKGVWIDQRYSLLTGNNLNPRGFNLDLENGLLIDDPQGQWLAPREAELAELRRHAPKIGSAEALGVRTEHPKEVRKFLRRLRYSRLEPLIKRVL comes from the coding sequence GTGAACCCCGAATCCATGCTGGCGGCATTGCCAGGCTTCGCCATGGCGGCCGAGTCCATCCAGGTGCTGCCCGATGCCAAGGCCTACCGCGTCTGCCTGCTCGAGCGCATCCGCGCCGCAACCCGGCGCATCGTCATCGTCGCGCTGTACCTGCAGGAAGACGAGGCCGGCCAGGAAGTGCTGGATGCCCTGTACCAGGCCAAGGCCGCGCGGCCGGAGCTGGAAATCACCATCGTGGTCGACTGGTTCCGTGCCCGGCGCGGCCTGCTGGGCGCCGGGCGCCAGCCGGGTAATGCCGCCTGGTACCAGGCCCAGCGCCAGCACCATGGGCTGGACATCGTCATCCACGGCGTACCGGTGCAGACCCGCGAGCTGTTCGGCGTGTTGCACCTTAAGGGCAGTATCATCGACGACTGCGTGATCTACACCGGTGCCAGCCTGAACAACGTGTACCTGCACCGTTTCGACCGCTACCGCCTGGACCGTTACCACCTGTTCCAGTCGCCGGCGCTGGCCGACGCCATGGTCGACCTGGTGCGACGCCTGCTGCACCACACCGCCACACCGCGCCTCGACCTGCCGGCGCCACCCTCTACCCGCAGCCTGCGCGGCGACATCCGGCGCTTGCGCGCGCGGCTGCGGCGCATGGCCTATGAGGCACCCGCCAGCGTGGCGGGGCAGGGCCTGCGGGTGATCCCGCTGTTGGGTGTGGGCCGTGGCAACCCGCTGAACCGGGCGTTGTGCACCCTGCTGGCGGCGGCGCGTACGCAGGTCATCATCAGCACGCCGTATTTCAACCCGCCCCGGGTGCTGATGCGCGAGCTCGACCATGCGCTGGCGCGTGGCGTGCGGGTGGAGCTGATCGTTGGTGACCGGACGGCCAACGACTTCTATATCGCCCCCGGCGAGCCGTTCAGTGCCAGCGGTGCGCTACCCTACCTGTACGAAGACAATCTGCGCGCCTTCACCCGACGTCGCCACGCCGCGATTGCCAGTGGCCAGCTGCAGGTGCGGATCTGGAACGATCCCGGGCATACCTTCCATGCCAAGGGCGTGTGGATCGACCAGCGTTATTCGCTGCTGACCGGTAACAACCTGAACCCGCGCGGCTTCAACCTGGACCTGGAGAACGGCTTGCTGATCGATGACCCACAGGGGCAATGGCTGGCGCCACGGGAAGCAGAGTTGGCCGAACTGCGCCGGCATGCGCCGAAGATTGGTTCGGCAGAGGCGCTGGGGGTCA
- a CDS encoding DUF2986 domain-containing protein — protein MNRRKKIKQLLQAHAKKASAKLAPRKPKYICKADRLKMEAEAAADTPGVTGS, from the coding sequence ATGAACCGTCGCAAGAAGATCAAGCAGCTATTGCAGGCGCATGCCAAGAAGGCCAGCGCCAAACTGGCGCCGCGCAAGCCCAAGTACATTTGCAAGGCCGACCGGTTGAAGATGGAGGCCGAAGCGGCAGCGGATACCCCAGGCGTTACGGGGAGCTGA
- a CDS encoding phosphoethanolamine transferase CptA: MSHTPSPSSPKRVDWAGLGWLLLFFWYFSGVTQALLLFSGTTGFAGFRDAFFLSSLWLAPVLLLPRFTRTTAAVIGLVLWAASLVGLSYFGIYRQEFSQSVIFVMFESNTAEAGEYFSQYFSVWLGLALLLYTLVAVLLWKRVRPVSLPLRSRLPVVALLLLANLVYPFYKQMVTQQRSFADAAEKVQQRMEPAVPWQLLVGYRQYRQQLDNMQELLAQNAALPPLQNLHDSSGAAPRTLVLVLGESTTREHMHLYGYNRDTTPNLDALAASDKSLTVFRNVVSPRPYTIEVMQQILTFGDEQNPDRFLTDPSLINLMKQAGYKTFWITNQQTMTKRNTMLTTFSQQTDAPVYLNNQRNQNASQYDDVVLAPFEKALQDPAPNKFIIVHLLGTHMDYRYRYPNDYAHFNDRQGAPGKLTADQVETYNFYDNAVRYNDYVVSSLIKRYSASTPNGFLLYLSDHGEDVYSSGNHDRLGRNEGAPTRPMYTIPFLLWTSPSWQAEHPRDLQAMADRPYSSSHLIHTLSDLAGLSYDRYEPAKSLVNPQFVVAPRWIGDPYRKDGLREFDQLPLDKAERVRETVSSGKNLN, from the coding sequence GTGTCACACACTCCATCCCCCTCCTCGCCCAAGCGCGTGGACTGGGCCGGCCTGGGCTGGCTTTTGCTGTTCTTCTGGTACTTCTCGGGCGTGACCCAGGCGTTGCTGCTGTTCAGTGGTACCACCGGGTTCGCCGGCTTTCGCGATGCATTTTTCCTCAGCAGCCTGTGGCTGGCCCCGGTGCTGCTGCTGCCACGCTTCACCCGTACCACTGCCGCGGTCATCGGCCTGGTGCTGTGGGCCGCTTCGCTGGTGGGCCTGAGCTACTTCGGCATCTATCGCCAGGAGTTCTCGCAAAGCGTCATCTTCGTGATGTTCGAGTCCAACACCGCCGAGGCCGGTGAGTACTTCAGCCAGTACTTCAGCGTCTGGCTGGGTCTGGCATTGCTGCTGTACACCCTGGTGGCGGTGTTGCTGTGGAAGCGCGTACGCCCGGTCAGCCTGCCACTGCGCAGCCGCCTGCCGGTGGTCGCCCTGTTGCTGCTGGCCAACCTGGTGTACCCGTTCTACAAACAGATGGTGACCCAGCAGCGCAGCTTCGCCGATGCGGCCGAAAAGGTGCAGCAGCGCATGGAACCCGCCGTGCCTTGGCAACTGCTGGTCGGCTACCGCCAGTACCGCCAGCAACTGGACAACATGCAGGAGCTCCTGGCCCAGAACGCCGCGCTGCCCCCACTGCAAAACCTGCATGACAGTAGCGGTGCAGCGCCACGCACGCTGGTGCTGGTGCTGGGCGAATCCACCACCCGCGAGCACATGCACCTGTACGGCTACAACCGCGACACCACGCCCAACCTCGACGCACTGGCCGCCAGCGACAAGAGCCTGACGGTATTCCGCAACGTGGTATCGCCACGCCCGTACACCATCGAAGTGATGCAGCAGATCCTCACCTTTGGCGACGAGCAGAACCCGGACCGCTTCCTCACCGACCCGTCGCTGATCAACCTGATGAAACAGGCCGGCTACAAGACCTTCTGGATCACCAACCAGCAGACCATGACCAAGCGCAACACCATGCTGACCACCTTCTCGCAGCAGACGGACGCGCCGGTGTACCTCAACAACCAGCGCAACCAGAATGCCAGTCAGTACGACGACGTGGTACTGGCACCGTTCGAGAAGGCCCTGCAGGACCCGGCGCCGAACAAGTTCATCATCGTGCACCTGCTGGGTACGCACATGGACTATCGCTATCGCTACCCGAACGACTACGCGCACTTCAACGACCGCCAGGGGGCGCCTGGCAAGCTGACGGCCGACCAGGTGGAAACCTACAACTTCTACGACAACGCGGTGCGCTACAACGACTACGTGGTATCGAGCCTGATCAAGCGTTACTCGGCCAGTACCCCCAATGGTTTCCTGCTGTACCTGTCAGACCATGGCGAAGATGTGTACAGCTCTGGCAACCACGACCGCCTGGGGCGCAACGAAGGCGCGCCAACCCGGCCGATGTACACCATCCCGTTCCTGCTGTGGACTTCGCCCAGCTGGCAGGCCGAGCACCCGCGCGACTTACAGGCGATGGCCGACCGCCCCTACAGCAGCTCGCACCTGATCCATACCCTGTCCGACCTGGCCGGGCTGAGCTATGACCGTTACGAACCGGCCAAGAGCCTGGTAAACCCGCAGTTCGTGGTGGCACCGCGCTGGATTGGCGACCCGTACCGCAAGGACGGCTTGCGCGAATTCGACCAGTTGCCGCTGGACAAGGCCGAGCGGGTGCGGGAGACGGTCAGTAGCGGGAAGAACCTGAACTGA
- a CDS encoding PqiC family protein, with amino-acid sequence MHRLRNMCGAGLLAVLWGCSSTPNNYHTLVPSEPVRDSGQRIQVARVAVPPQVDRPQLVVRQGQSGLAILETEWWGANLVDEFRSALQDQLGGAVGGGNALLRVDVQRFDSVPGRYASLEAVWRLTRPGEAGLTCRTSLQTAADNSIASLVNAHQANLRKLAEAVRGSARQGSCAQPA; translated from the coding sequence ATGCATCGACTGCGCAATATGTGTGGCGCCGGCCTGCTGGCCGTGCTGTGGGGATGCAGCAGTACCCCGAACAACTATCACACGCTGGTACCGAGCGAGCCGGTGCGCGACAGCGGCCAGCGCATCCAGGTGGCGAGGGTGGCCGTGCCACCGCAGGTGGACCGCCCGCAGTTGGTGGTGCGGCAAGGGCAGAGCGGCCTGGCCATCCTCGAAACGGAGTGGTGGGGGGCCAACCTGGTGGATGAATTCCGCAGCGCCTTGCAGGACCAGCTGGGCGGGGCTGTGGGGGGCGGCAATGCGTTGCTGCGGGTGGATGTGCAGCGTTTCGATAGCGTGCCGGGGCGCTATGCCTCGCTGGAAGCGGTCTGGCGTCTGACGCGCCCGGGTGAGGCCGGGCTGACCTGCCGAACCTCGTTGCAGACGGCGGCGGACAACAGCATCGCCAGCCTGGTCAATGCCCACCAGGCCAACCTGCGCAAACTGGCGGAGGCAGTGCGGGGCAGTGCCCGGCAGGGCAGCTGTGCCCAGCCTGCCTGA
- a CDS encoding PqiB family protein: MVQQTDKREGAGQVEVRTRRWSVSLVWIVPILAILIGASLVVRNWMQQGPVIAISFHTGEGLVAHKTQVKYRSVVIGEVTTVDLADDKKSVVAKVQLSNDARAFATQGARFWVVRPRIGVGGVSGVDTLLSGSFIGADSGESKVPEKSFVGLELPPPITYDEKGKRFVLTASDLGSLDIGSSIYYRKIPVGEVVSFALQGDGKGVEIGIFVQAPYDSFVSADTRFWNASGVDMQIGANGLKIDTESLSSILVGGLAFGSPDFAPQAEPAADQARFQLFADRDTALAPPSGQAQYLQLRFDQAMRGLSVGAPVEFKGVEFGRVTSVKLDYDATRQTFPVVVDAVIYPQRLGPVHRKMLAVFKHAEGDMDGARRLIGTFVEHGLRAQARSGNLITGQMFISLDFYPDAPKVAFDKTADPITIPTLPGSLEQLQEQLQRVVERISKLPLESIANNLDGSLRELRASLKQFNGQTLPDVKVALDEVHKTLRTANSAIAEDSPQRERMGETLDELERMSRSLRDLADYLGRHPESLIRGRPKAASAADLEP; encoded by the coding sequence ATGGTGCAACAGACTGACAAGCGCGAGGGCGCGGGGCAGGTTGAAGTGCGCACCCGGCGCTGGAGTGTGTCGCTGGTATGGATCGTGCCGATATTGGCGATCCTGATCGGCGCTTCGCTGGTGGTGCGCAACTGGATGCAGCAGGGACCGGTCATCGCCATTTCCTTCCACACCGGGGAAGGGCTGGTGGCGCACAAGACCCAGGTCAAGTACCGCAGCGTGGTGATTGGCGAAGTTACTACGGTGGACCTGGCCGACGACAAGAAGAGCGTGGTCGCAAAGGTCCAGCTGTCCAACGACGCCCGCGCGTTCGCCACCCAGGGTGCGCGCTTCTGGGTGGTGCGGCCACGCATTGGCGTGGGCGGCGTGTCCGGCGTGGACACACTGCTGTCGGGCAGTTTCATCGGGGCGGATTCCGGTGAATCGAAAGTGCCGGAGAAGTCCTTCGTCGGCCTGGAGCTGCCACCGCCGATCACCTACGACGAAAAGGGCAAGCGCTTTGTCCTTACCGCCAGCGACCTGGGGTCGCTGGATATTGGCTCATCGATCTACTACCGCAAGATCCCGGTGGGTGAGGTGGTTTCCTTTGCCCTGCAGGGCGATGGCAAGGGCGTGGAGATTGGCATATTCGTGCAGGCCCCCTACGACAGCTTCGTCAGTGCCGATACCCGCTTCTGGAACGCCAGTGGCGTCGACATGCAGATCGGTGCCAACGGCCTGAAGATCGATACTGAATCGTTGTCGTCGATCCTGGTGGGTGGGCTGGCCTTTGGCTCGCCCGACTTCGCCCCGCAAGCCGAGCCCGCTGCCGATCAGGCACGCTTCCAGCTGTTTGCCGACCGCGACACCGCCCTGGCACCGCCCAGTGGCCAGGCGCAGTACCTGCAATTGCGCTTCGACCAGGCCATGCGCGGGCTGTCGGTGGGAGCCCCGGTGGAGTTCAAGGGGGTGGAGTTTGGCCGGGTCACCTCGGTCAAGCTCGACTACGATGCCACCCGGCAGACCTTCCCGGTGGTGGTCGATGCGGTTATCTACCCACAGCGGCTGGGGCCGGTGCACCGCAAGATGCTTGCCGTGTTCAAGCATGCCGAAGGCGACATGGATGGCGCACGGCGGCTGATCGGCACCTTTGTCGAGCACGGGCTGCGGGCGCAGGCGCGCAGCGGCAACCTGATTACCGGGCAAATGTTCATCTCCCTGGACTTCTACCCGGATGCCCCCAAGGTGGCCTTCGACAAGACCGCCGACCCTATCACCATCCCCACATTGCCAGGCAGCCTGGAGCAATTGCAGGAACAGCTGCAGCGGGTGGTGGAGCGCATCAGCAAACTGCCGCTGGAGAGTATCGCCAACAACCTGGACGGCAGCCTGCGTGAGCTGCGCGCCAGCCTCAAGCAGTTCAATGGCCAGACCCTGCCGGATGTGAAGGTGGCGCTGGACGAAGTGCACAAGACCCTGCGCACGGCCAATTCGGCGATCGCCGAAGACTCGCCGCAGCGCGAGCGGATGGGTGAAACCCTGGATGAACTGGAGCGCATGTCGCGTTCGCTGCGTGACCTTGCCGATTACCTGGGCCGGCACCCCGAATCGCTGATACGTGGCCGGCCGAAAGCAGCCAGTGCAGCAGACCTTGAACCCTGA
- a CDS encoding paraquat-inducible protein A — translation MNTPANAADLGLCLCHGCGQACELGSGAHTCDRCGAAIHRRKANAISRGWAFLLAALIFYIPANLLPVMHTEMLGSGSESTIGGGVLEFWEAGAWDIALIIFIASVGVPAIKFFSLGLLLFTAQRGSTWACRQRSQLYRFVELIGYWSMLDVMVVALVAALVQLRGLGTIEPRLGILFFGMVVVLTMFSAMSFDPRLIWDCRANEGGRIDGATD, via the coding sequence ATGAATACCCCGGCCAACGCCGCCGACCTGGGCCTGTGCCTGTGCCATGGCTGCGGGCAGGCCTGCGAACTGGGTAGCGGTGCGCACACCTGCGACCGCTGTGGTGCCGCCATTCACCGGCGCAAGGCCAATGCCATCAGCCGCGGCTGGGCGTTTCTGCTGGCGGCGCTGATTTTCTACATTCCCGCCAACCTGCTACCGGTGATGCACACCGAAATGCTTGGCAGCGGCAGCGAAAGCACTATCGGCGGTGGTGTGCTGGAGTTCTGGGAGGCCGGTGCCTGGGACATCGCGTTGATCATCTTCATCGCCAGTGTGGGCGTGCCTGCCATCAAGTTCTTCTCGCTTGGCCTGTTGCTGTTCACCGCCCAGCGCGGTTCCACCTGGGCCTGCCGGCAGCGCTCGCAGCTGTACCGCTTCGTCGAGTTGATCGGTTACTGGTCGATGCTCGATGTGATGGTGGTGGCACTGGTGGCGGCGCTGGTGCAACTGCGCGGGCTGGGCACCATCGAGCCGCGGCTGGGCATTCTGTTTTTCGGCATGGTGGTGGTACTGACCATGTTTTCTGCGATGAGCTTCGATCCACGCCTGATCTGGGATTGCCGTGCCAATGAGGGAGGCCGTATTGATGGTGCAACAGACTGA
- a CDS encoding paraquat-inducible protein A, translating into MSQTQHLIICEYCDTVYHRAPLLKHQRAVCPRCGGVLYRHTSLTVQQRLALSVTGGILLVFANFYPVMTIGMQGLTHSATLWDSVQILSHGSITFIALVMALSIIFAPVLQIAVLCWLLSYALAGQRAPGFALCMRSLESLRPWSMLEVCLLGAMVAVIKLAGLLDVIPGIGLLALAALSMLIIHIAGKDIRDLWEQV; encoded by the coding sequence ATGAGCCAGACCCAGCACCTGATCATCTGTGAGTACTGCGACACGGTGTACCACCGTGCGCCGCTGCTCAAGCACCAGCGCGCCGTTTGCCCGCGCTGTGGAGGGGTGCTGTACCGGCACACCTCGCTGACCGTGCAGCAGCGGCTGGCCCTGAGTGTGACGGGGGGCATCCTGCTGGTGTTCGCCAACTTCTACCCGGTGATGACCATCGGCATGCAAGGGCTGACCCACTCGGCGACGTTATGGGACTCGGTGCAGATCCTCAGCCACGGCAGTATCACCTTCATCGCCCTGGTCATGGCCTTGTCGATCATCTTTGCGCCGGTGCTGCAGATTGCCGTGTTGTGCTGGCTATTGAGTTACGCCCTGGCCGGCCAGCGCGCCCCCGGCTTTGCCCTGTGCATGCGCAGCCTGGAGAGCCTGCGGCCTTGGAGCATGCTGGAGGTGTGCCTGCTGGGGGCGATGGTGGCAGTGATCAAGCTGGCCGGGTTGCTCGATGTGATCCCCGGCATCGGCCTGCTGGCCCTGGCCGCGTTGAGCATGCTGATTATCCATATCGCCGGCAAGGACATCCGTGACTTGTGGGAGCAGGTATGA
- a CDS encoding YMGG-like glycine zipper-containing protein, producing the protein MRTFTWSYLLVLLCAASAAQAQSVVPLKGQSSQQMQLDINDCNTVATNAANSAATSNAPHVGGRVRGAAAGAVAGAAGAQVRGNQHDELYDRVGDDAKEQYRQNRAGEVAAAGAAVGGMRQRQDRRQDRRGQDEAKAQAHASAYAGCLQGRGYQVSP; encoded by the coding sequence ATGCGTACGTTCACGTGGAGTTACCTGCTGGTGCTGCTGTGCGCGGCATCGGCAGCCCAGGCGCAGTCGGTGGTGCCGCTCAAGGGCCAAAGCAGCCAGCAGATGCAACTGGATATCAATGATTGCAATACCGTCGCGACCAATGCCGCGAACAGTGCCGCGACCTCCAACGCCCCCCATGTCGGTGGCCGCGTACGCGGTGCCGCTGCCGGCGCGGTTGCCGGTGCGGCAGGCGCGCAGGTGCGCGGCAACCAGCACGACGAGCTGTATGATCGGGTCGGTGACGATGCCAAGGAGCAATACCGGCAGAACCGCGCCGGTGAAGTAGCCGCCGCCGGTGCTGCGGTCGGTGGCATGCGCCAGCGTCAGGACCGCCGCCAGGACCGTCGCGGCCAGGACGAAGCGAAAGCCCAGGCCCATGCCAGTGCCTACGCCGGATGCCTGCAGGGGCGCGGCTACCAGGTCAGTCCCTGA
- a CDS encoding LysR family transcriptional regulator yields the protein MAAYTLRQLKYFVTTVEAGSVAEASRQLYIAQPSISTAIKSLEESFGVQLFIRHHAQGVSLTPSGKRFYAKTKSLLQMAHEFEQNALADNDTVAGQIDIGCFETVAPLYLPRLIAGFRQRYPGVDIRLRDGEQQDLIQGLTAGTFDLAFLYDHDLDGTIEAEPLMPPQKPYVLLPENHRFAGQAQVSLRDLCPEPMILLDVAPSRTYFVSLFNEMGLTPNIVFSSPSIEMVRGMVGQGFGFSLLVTRPHSEYTYDGQRLAMLDIAEPVALSGLAAAWLKRVQLTKPAQLFVEFCREELARF from the coding sequence GTGGCGGCCTATACATTGCGACAACTCAAGTACTTCGTCACCACGGTGGAGGCCGGCAGCGTTGCCGAGGCTTCACGCCAGCTGTACATCGCCCAGCCGTCCATCTCCACGGCCATCAAGAGCCTGGAGGAAAGTTTCGGCGTGCAGCTGTTCATTCGCCACCACGCCCAGGGTGTGTCGCTGACGCCCAGCGGCAAGCGCTTTTATGCCAAGACCAAGTCGCTGCTGCAGATGGCCCACGAATTCGAGCAGAATGCCCTGGCCGACAACGACACCGTGGCCGGGCAAATCGACATCGGTTGCTTCGAAACCGTGGCACCGCTGTACCTGCCGCGCCTGATCGCCGGCTTTCGCCAGCGTTACCCGGGGGTGGATATCCGCCTGCGCGACGGCGAGCAGCAGGACCTGATCCAGGGCCTGACTGCCGGTACCTTCGACCTGGCGTTTCTCTACGACCATGACCTGGACGGCACCATCGAGGCCGAGCCGCTGATGCCGCCGCAGAAGCCCTATGTGCTGCTGCCCGAGAACCACCGCTTCGCCGGCCAGGCCCAGGTATCGCTGCGCGACCTGTGCCCGGAGCCGATGATCCTGCTGGATGTGGCCCCCAGCCGCACCTACTTCGTCAGCCTGTTCAACGAAATGGGCCTGACGCCCAACATCGTCTTCAGCTCGCCGTCAATCGAAATGGTGCGTGGCATGGTCGGGCAGGGCTTCGGCTTTTCGCTGCTGGTGACGCGACCGCATTCGGAGTACACCTACGACGGGCAACGCCTGGCCATGCTGGATATCGCCGAGCCGGTGGCACTGTCGGGGTTGGCGGCAGCGTGGTTGAAGCGGGTGCAACTGACCAAGCCGGCGCAGCTGTTCGTCGAGTTCTGCCGGGAAGAACTGGCCAGGTTCTGA
- a CDS encoding VOC family protein, giving the protein MKIIVTSILVDDQAKALAFYHYVLGFEPKHDVPMGRHRWLTLTSPNDPNGVELLLEPDAHPAAKVYKAALRQDGIPATSFGVRDIQAEYTRLCAAGVQFTQPPTPMGPVTVAVFDDTCGNLIQITQKH; this is encoded by the coding sequence ATGAAGATCATAGTCACCAGCATCCTCGTCGACGACCAGGCCAAAGCCCTGGCTTTCTACCACTACGTACTCGGTTTCGAGCCCAAGCACGACGTCCCCATGGGCCGGCACCGCTGGCTGACCCTCACCTCCCCCAACGACCCCAACGGCGTCGAGTTGCTGCTGGAGCCCGACGCACACCCGGCTGCCAAGGTATACAAGGCCGCGCTCAGGCAGGACGGCATCCCTGCCACCTCGTTCGGCGTGCGTGACATCCAGGCCGAATATACCCGGCTGTGCGCGGCGGGCGTGCAATTCACCCAGCCGCCCACCCCCATGGGGCCCGTCACCGTGGCGGTGTTCGATGACACCTGCGGCAACCTGATCCAGATCACCCAGAAACACTAG
- a CDS encoding sensor histidine kinase — protein sequence MSSLRQRTLWRVMLLLLGGSGLLALYNYHDSRHEINEVYDAHLAQNARLLQGIMSLPVQGQSRDELYRAFDEALSKAGQDKVGHRYESKLAFQVWADDNGLLVHTPSAPQLGQPPRAPGFADMVMDGHRWRSFVLPVPEKHWVIWVGERNDVRDDLIERIVRHTLLPFLFGSLALALLVWAAIGWGLRPLQNMAKVIRARHAESLEPLQLVPLPKELEPMQAAINRLLGQIDDLLRREHRFIADAAHEMRTPLAVLRLHAQNALNAASEAERDKALQFLMGGVDRLARVVNQLLTLARLEPRPGQRAWPQVDLEGVVAETLAELTPWILECGLEPSLDIAAGDYHVHTDAGALGIALQNLVTNAVDHSPAGGRVTVTLQREGQALLISVDDEGPGIAVADQQRVFERFYSKGSTNGAGLGLSIVSTIMKRLGGNVQLRNQLPHGLRATLRLPVGP from the coding sequence ATGAGCTCGCTGCGTCAACGCACCTTATGGCGGGTGATGCTGCTGTTGCTTGGCGGCAGCGGATTGCTGGCGCTGTATAACTACCATGACAGCCGCCACGAAATTAACGAGGTGTACGATGCCCACCTGGCGCAGAACGCGCGGCTGCTGCAGGGCATCATGAGCCTGCCGGTGCAGGGACAGAGCCGTGACGAGTTATACCGCGCCTTCGACGAGGCCTTGAGCAAGGCCGGGCAGGACAAGGTAGGGCACCGCTATGAGAGCAAGCTGGCCTTCCAGGTATGGGCCGACGACAACGGCTTGCTGGTGCACACGCCCAGCGCCCCGCAGCTGGGGCAGCCGCCCCGGGCGCCGGGGTTTGCCGACATGGTGATGGATGGGCACCGCTGGCGCAGTTTCGTCTTGCCGGTGCCGGAAAAACACTGGGTAATCTGGGTGGGTGAGCGCAACGACGTGCGTGACGACCTGATCGAGCGCATCGTGCGGCACACGCTGTTGCCATTCCTGTTCGGCAGCCTGGCCCTGGCCTTGCTGGTGTGGGCGGCCATTGGCTGGGGACTGCGGCCGTTGCAGAACATGGCCAAGGTGATCCGCGCCCGCCACGCCGAGTCACTCGAGCCGTTGCAGCTGGTACCGCTGCCGAAGGAACTGGAGCCGATGCAGGCGGCGATCAACCGCCTGCTCGGGCAGATCGACGACCTGCTGCGCCGCGAGCACCGTTTCATCGCCGATGCCGCCCACGAGATGCGCACGCCCTTGGCCGTCCTGCGCCTGCATGCGCAGAACGCCCTCAATGCAGCCAGCGAGGCCGAGCGGGACAAGGCTCTGCAGTTCCTGATGGGCGGTGTCGACCGCCTTGCCCGGGTGGTCAATCAGCTGTTGACCCTGGCCCGCCTGGAGCCACGGCCCGGCCAGCGTGCCTGGCCGCAGGTTGACCTGGAGGGAGTGGTGGCCGAGACCCTGGCCGAGCTGACTCCATGGATACTGGAATGCGGGCTGGAGCCTTCGCTGGACATCGCAGCAGGCGACTACCACGTGCACACCGACGCTGGCGCGCTGGGCATTGCCTTGCAGAACCTGGTGACCAATGCCGTGGACCATTCGCCAGCGGGGGGGAGGGTCACCGTGACGCTGCAGCGTGAAGGGCAAGCCCTGCTGATCAGTGTCGACGACGAAGGGCCGGGCATCGCCGTGGCAGACCAGCAGCGGGTATTCGAGCGTTTCTACAGCAAGGGTTCGACCAATGGCGCTGGGCTGGGGTTGTCGATCGTCAGCACCATCATGAAGCGCCTGGGTGGCAATGTGCAGTTGCGCAATCAGCTACCACACGGGTTGCGCGCGACCCTGCGCCTGCCCGTGGGGCCATAA
- a CDS encoding response regulator, whose protein sequence is MRLLLVEDDAALGEGICDGLRREGYTLDWLQDGASALHALCHEEFDLAILDLGLPRLDGIELLRRLRVAGKSLPVLVLTARDATDDRIAGLDAGADDYLVKPFDLNELKARLRALLRRSSGRARVLIEHAGVCLDPVSQQVHYQGQPVVLTPKEYLLLHELLAQPGKVFTRERLTQLLYGWDEEPESNTLEVNIYQLRKKLFNGLIRTVRGIGYLVEVKA, encoded by the coding sequence ATGCGCCTACTGCTGGTTGAAGACGACGCCGCGCTGGGGGAGGGCATCTGTGACGGCCTACGCCGCGAGGGCTATACCCTCGACTGGTTGCAGGATGGCGCCAGCGCCTTGCATGCCCTGTGCCACGAGGAGTTCGACCTGGCCATCCTCGACCTGGGCTTGCCACGCCTGGACGGCATCGAGCTGCTGCGGCGCCTGCGCGTGGCCGGGAAGAGCCTGCCGGTGCTGGTGCTGACCGCCCGTGACGCCACCGACGACCGCATCGCCGGGCTGGATGCCGGCGCCGATGACTACCTGGTGAAACCCTTTGACCTCAACGAACTCAAGGCCCGCTTGCGGGCCTTGCTGCGTCGTAGCAGTGGCCGCGCGCGGGTATTGATCGAACACGCCGGGGTGTGCCTGGACCCGGTCAGCCAACAGGTGCACTACCAGGGCCAGCCGGTGGTGCTCACGCCCAAGGAGTACCTGCTGCTTCACGAATTGCTGGCCCAGCCGGGCAAGGTGTTCACCCGTGAACGGTTGACCCAGTTGTTGTATGGATGGGATGAAGAGCCGGAGAGCAATACCCTGGAAGTGAACATCTACCAACTGCGCAAAAAGCTGTTCAACGGCCTGATTCGTACCGTACGCGGGATCGGCTATCTGGTGGAAGTCAAGGCATGA